The Pontibacter sp. SGAir0037 DNA segment GTTGCATGGCTTTAAAGATGCCGAAGATTATTATAGCCGCGTCAGCAGCAGGCAGTTCTTACCTCAAATTAAAATTCCTACGCTGCTGGTAAACGCCCAAAACGACCCTTTTTTAGGAAGCGCCTGTTACCCCGTAGAAGAAGCTGCACAAAGTACTCATCTCTACCTCGAAACGCCTGCACAAGGTGGCCATGTCGGCTTTGCAGAGGATTTCCGGAAAGATGTGTATTACTCAGAAAGAAGAGCTATTGAATTTCTGTTAGAGCAGTAGCCTGTTTTAGGGCATCGGCACCACCACCACTTTTTTGGTTTCGAAAAAATCCTCTACAAAATAGTGCTTTAGGTCATACACCTTTGTAATTAGTCCCGACTCCGCAATTTCTTCCTCCAGGTCGCCGCCTTTCAGGTAATAAATGCCTTTATCAGGTATAGCGCCTTTCTTAAAGCTGTTAGCTACCCAAGGATAGAAGTTTGCCAGTCGTGTTACGGCCCTGCTCACTACAAAATCGAATTTTTCCCGCACCTGTTCTGCCCTTGCATGCGAGGCGGTTACGTTTTGCAGGTGTAGTTCTCTTGCAATTTCCTCTACCACATGAATCTTTTTACCGATAGAGTCGACCAGGTGAAACCGGACATCAGGAAACATAACTGCCAAAGGCAAACCTGGTAAGCCTCCGCCTGTACCTACATCCAGCACATGCGCCTGCTCCGGAAATTGTATTACCTTGGCAATACCCAACGAATGCAGGATGTGGTGTGTCCCCAGCTGATCCATGTCTTTGCGGGAGATAACGTTAATTTTTTGATTCCACTCCTGGTATAAATGCCCCATTTGCTCATATTTCTGCAGCTGGTATTCGGTAAGCTCAGGAAAATAGCCGGAAAGAAGTGTTCGAATAGCTTGAGACATAGCGTTTACAGGATTGAGATCAGGTTTAAAACGGGTGCAAATTAGTAAATAGATAGGTATACCACCAAAAACAAAGCCCAGACTGTTTAACAGCAGTCCGGGCTTTCATTAAGTTGCGGTACTCAATTTAAATTTTCACAGCTAAGTAAAGGCAATCTAATTTAGAAAAAAGTTTGTTTTACAGAGGTGGATTATATTAAGTGCTTCTTATTTTTTACCATGTCATAGAGCAGCTCGCGGGCCCTGTGCAACTGTGCTTTAACAGTTCCAAGCGGCGCATTTAGCTCTGTTGCAATTTCTTCGTAGCTAAGCTCATTAAAATATCGCAGTGTTACCAGGCGCTGGTATTTATCCGGCAGCTTCGCCACCACATACTGCATAATTTCAATTTTCTGATTTTTTATAGCTTCTTCCTGCGGGTTCAGGTTCTTGTCTTTAAAATCAATGGTAATTTCATCACCATTATCGATTTTTATAGCCGAATCGATACTCATCGTCTTAATCCTGTTCTTACGGATAAAGTCGATGCAATTATTGGTGGCAATACGGAAAAGCCAGGTACTGAAAGCGTACTCCGGGTTAAACTTGTGCAGGTTACGGAATGCTTTGGCAAAGGCCTCAATGGTTAAGTCCTCTGCATCGTCGGCATTACGCACCATTTTCAGAACCACGTGATACACCGGCTTTTTATAGATACTCATCAGCTCGGCATACGCTTTCTCATCGTTTTCCTCTACGGCAGCCTGGATGAGCTTAAAGTCATGCTTTGCTTTTGCTGAGAATTGTTTGTTTACTTCCATCTGAACTTTTTATACATTAAAACAGATACCCCAAGTAGCAGGTAGTTGAAAAAGTAGACAATATCTAGTACAGGTAATAGTGGTAAAGATAATTTGTCGCTAAGCCTGCGTGCAGCAAGCATGTATACGATAAAAACCGCCAGATATCTTATTCCTACAATCGCACCCAATATAGGTAAATTACTATGTATTACCAGAAGAAGTATAGCAAGCAGGTAAAAAAATATATTTGACATCACAAATGCCCCTATTCTCCTTCTATCAGCTGCTTTATACTGTCCTCCGACAGACATGTGCCTTCTTTTTTGAATCAACCACTCCCGAAACGTCTTTTTGGGAATACTGGAGGTTTGCCCTTCTTTGTCGATAACAATATTTATTTTGCTATTACTTGCAGCGTCTCTAACAAAAAGATCATCGTCGCCGCCTAATGTCTTGATATGCGATGCAAACCCCTTATTCCTAAAGAAACACGTTTTAGTATAAGATAAGTTTCGGCCGACTCCCATATATGCTCGACCTTTGTTTGCTTGAGACAAATACTGAATTGCGGACAGTAAGGTTTCAAACCTGATAAGATGATTTAAAAATCCTTTTAATTTTATATACGGCGAGTAGCCAAGCACCACATCTACCCCGTCTTTATAACCGCTTAACATCTTCTCAATCCAGTATGAACTGCAGGGGCGGCAATCAGCATCAGTAAACAGCATGTGCTCATATTTTGCTGATCGGATACCCAGGGCCAACGCATACTTTTTCGGATTGAGATAGTCTGGTGTTTTCTTAACTGTTACTACTCTGAAGTTCGGGAATTGACGCTCCAGTTCATAAGTATAGAACTCTGTATCATCTTCAGAACGATCATTTATCAGAATTATTTCAAACTCTGGGTATTCCTGGTCAAGCAGCATCGGGAGCAGCACCACCAGGTTCTCCAGTTCATCATGAGCCGCCACTATTACCGAAACCGGTGGCCTTACATCCGGTTCAGGATCTTTATACTTGGCAAGCGGCAGGAAATAGTACAAAGCATAAAAAAGCTGGATCAATACGCAGAGCCCCAGTAAAGCAAGGAGTATAGTTGGTATCAAAAGAGAAAATTTAATGTGTTAATTACTCAATGTGCTAATGTGCTTATCTTGTTGTAAATTGAATTACCACATGAGCACATTACCTCATTAGCACATTACAAGGTTTAATATTCAAAATTAGCTATTCTACAGCCAATTCCATACATAGGTTCGATTTTATAATTATAGAAGCTTTGTGCGCAGTAGTTTGTATCTTTGCCGATTATTTTAAATTAACCTTGATACCAGCTGCATTTAAAGTAGAGCAGCTTATTTGTGGCGTTATTCTTGCGAGAGTAGCCCCTGAATTTTAAACTATGCAATTTACATTATTAGCCCAAGATAAGCAGTCGAAAGCTCGTGCAGGTGTGGTACAAACCGACCATGGCTCTATAGAAACCCCTATTTTTATGCCAGTTGGTACAGCAGGCACAGTAAAAGCAGTGCACCAGCGCGAATTAAAAGAAGATATAAAAGCCGAGATCATTCTTGGCAATACCTATCACCTGTACCTGCGCCCGGGGCTGGAGGTGCTTGAGAATGCCGGCGGGCTGCATAAGTTTAATGGCTGGGACCGACCTATCCTGACCGACAGTGGCGGATACCAAGTTTTCTCGCTGGCAGGGACTCGCAAAATAAAAGAAGAAGGCGTAAGGTTTAAGTCGCACATCGATGGCTCTACCCTCAACTTTACCCCCGAAAATGTAATGGATACACAGCGCACCATCGGCGCTGACATTATCATGGCCTTTGATGAGTGTACTCCCTACCCTTGCGAC contains these protein-coding regions:
- a CDS encoding RNA polymerase sigma factor, translated to MEVNKQFSAKAKHDFKLIQAAVEENDEKAYAELMSIYKKPVYHVVLKMVRNADDAEDLTIEAFAKAFRNLHKFNPEYAFSTWLFRIATNNCIDFIRKNRIKTMSIDSAIKIDNGDEITIDFKDKNLNPQEEAIKNQKIEIMQYVVAKLPDKYQRLVTLRYFNELSYEEIATELNAPLGTVKAQLHRARELLYDMVKNKKHLI
- the rsmG gene encoding 16S rRNA (guanine(527)-N(7))-methyltransferase RsmG, which gives rise to MSQAIRTLLSGYFPELTEYQLQKYEQMGHLYQEWNQKINVISRKDMDQLGTHHILHSLGIAKVIQFPEQAHVLDVGTGGGLPGLPLAVMFPDVRFHLVDSIGKKIHVVEEIARELHLQNVTASHARAEQVREKFDFVVSRAVTRLANFYPWVANSFKKGAIPDKGIYYLKGGDLEEEIAESGLITKVYDLKHYFVEDFFETKKVVVVPMP
- a CDS encoding glycosyltransferase, which produces MYYFLPLAKYKDPEPDVRPPVSVIVAAHDELENLVVLLPMLLDQEYPEFEIILINDRSEDDTEFYTYELERQFPNFRVVTVKKTPDYLNPKKYALALGIRSAKYEHMLFTDADCRPCSSYWIEKMLSGYKDGVDVVLGYSPYIKLKGFLNHLIRFETLLSAIQYLSQANKGRAYMGVGRNLSYTKTCFFRNKGFASHIKTLGGDDDLFVRDAASNSKINIVIDKEGQTSSIPKKTFREWLIQKRRHMSVGGQYKAADRRRIGAFVMSNIFFYLLAILLLVIHSNLPILGAIVGIRYLAVFIVYMLAARRLSDKLSLPLLPVLDIVYFFNYLLLGVSVLMYKKFRWK